ACCCTTGTGCATGCATTTGTCTACTGCAAGAACACTGTATAAACAACCATTTATATGATACTTTGATTGTGGGGGAGGTGTAGCATTCCACAGTGAGTAATGGCTTTTAACTATATTTACTATTTtataaatgtcacatttaatagaTGCAGTGCATTATTCATAGATGATAAAACTCATTAAATATATGCTTCTAGCCTCAAATCATTCCTACAAAAGGCGCAGACACCCCTAATGATGCTGCAGAGACTAAAGAATCCTCTGCAGAAATAATGGCAACTGTAGCTTTATAAGCAGACCGTTAATTAAAGTAGAAGgctgtttggttgttttttgtgcAGTTTAAAGGAGCTGTAAACTTAATAGACATCCAATTTAATAcaagtaggttttattttttctgcagaGAAAGCTGCACGGTAAACAGGACGACGACGAGGGAGCAGAAGAGGACACTGAAGAGAAATGTACCATCTGTCTTTCTATGCTTGAGGAAGGAGAGGATGTCAGGTAAACCATAGGAGCTTTTGTTCAGCCTCATCTGGAGTTAACATGCATCTTTTTCCCCAGCTGTAATTGGGAAGTGTGCTTGTTTAAAGAGTGAAtgataaattcaaaataaatgtttggtcAAATGAGGTGGAGCAAAGGatctcaataaaaataataattggaccaatacaaagaaatacaatgcatgcactgtttaaaatcttGGATTGATGCTGTGCTGTTCATGAATAAATCTGTAGAATGAATAAGATCTTGTGCCCTCTGGTGTTTAAACATAAAATGGCACATCAGTAGGAACACTGATTCATTTACAAATAGTCaatatttctctttttcttcctTTACAGACGCCTTCCTTGTATGCACCTTTTCCACCAActgtgtgttgatcagtggctcACCACCAATAAGAAATGTCCCATTTGCAGAGTGGATATCGAGGCCCAGCTTTCAGCTGAAAGTTGATGCTATTTTCAAGAACTTTCATTTGTTTTCCTCAGTACTGCAATCAACCAAAGATGGCATGAATTACCTgcgcagattaaaaaaataaaacaacaaaaaaagcattgaaCCTAGAGTGCCAGCTAAGTCACATAGTACCGTTAATGCTAGAACTACATTCAGTATAGATTTaaaattttattgtatttataaagctTTTTTATGTAGCTTTTAGTTGTTTTAttctgtgtcatttttatttttgcatggttCTGTGTAATGCATTTATTTGCACATATAATGGGCTTCACGTCCTCAGACTTGCAGGCAAGAATAACTGCTCTAGAAAGGTAGCAtttgtttttaagatttttattttattttttacaaaatgccTTGCTTTACTGGAGTAGAATGTCAACATCCATTACTAACCTTAcagaattaatttaattgatcATTATATATTAGTTTTATGTATAGAGATTGTGATCAACTAGTAAAGGAAATATAAATCAAGAGATTCATTAGGAAGAACAGCTGCTGTATTAAACTCGGTAGACAGTGTCATTCAATGTCAGTGTGGGAAAAGACTGAACCATCAGTCAAAAACAGTAATTAGGAAATGCATACAAAAGCCATTTCCCTTTCTTCACAcaccttttatttaaatgttaatgttcCATGCTTAATTTAACACAGAATATATGAatgtcaaataatgtattttgactgttttttttttaactgataggCACGTAGTTGAGCAATGGGATGCAGGCAGAGTTGATCCTATCAAATAGCTGTTAGGACCACTGCTCAGACCTTCCCGTGCTTGGTTTCAGAAGctgtgatttgatttttttttcaattgggcATGGGCAGATTACATTTTGACCTGTAATCTTTTTTGCAAACGTAAACGACTTAATTGCAGCTATGCTATATATGGTTTGTCTGGCAAACACAGCtaagacatgttccctgcataggttgtatttttttttaatttattttagtactgGTTATCGTAAATTTACCTTTGTCTCGGTAATGTTGCAACAAACACATTTGCTGACGTGAACAACTCTTAAACACTATTAATCTCAACTAGCTAAATTGCATATACTTGCACATTAAAGGTGGAAACAGAGACTGTAAAGAGACCTGTGAatatggtggggggggggggggggggggcgtcaaGGTAATGTATTTCCGCTCTGATTGCAGAATTTCTGAAATTGTAACATTATAAATGGAGTGTTGGAATGGAGTACTAATGGCAGGTATCCATGCATTCATAGACTTTTAATGGCCCAGGATGCATTTCCAAGGGATTTAtattagtttaaaagaaaaaaaaaagaagaaaagaagaaataaaGTTAGGTAACTCTTACTTGTCTCTGTTTGCTTTGTGTCACTTTGTTTGCATGATCGATATTTAACATCACACTTGTTTTAGGATACAGagttttctgttttaatcaaGCTCCGGTAATGGGATACAGTACACTGAAATGCAAGCATCTTGTTTATTTACCTAAATTATCTTTTTGGGCACCATGAGCAATGGGAATGTTtatactttatatacatttattgtcCTAAGCTGTGCTTTTGCACAACTGTGAGCAATGATTCTGTTATCAAGTCAATTTAATATACACACATTACAAGAGGGAAGGAAATGCAACTCTACATTTAGTACAACATGGTCTGTGAGTAGACAGTTTGTTTAACAGCATTTCCAATGCCTCAATCAATTATATGTTAGGTGAATAATTTAATTAGCTGAATATGAATACTGGCAAAAATAGGATTCTGCTACAAAAaacttaaaattgtaaaatgtttatcAAAGAAAACTTCGATtgactaaataaataagaaattccTCTGCATAATCTGtgtcattttcaaaaacatttaccATTGTACCTCAGCAGAAGTATTTCGAACAGGAACAATACACAGCTGGGGATTTGGTTGTGGGTGATGTGAGGAATCGTAACACACTTAAAAGCGGTCCTGGTTCTTTGAAGAAAGTTGGGTTACTTCCTGCTCTTTGTATTTCAACGCCTTTGAGTAAGCAATGTTTGTGCAGATATTACTGTTTTCCATCATGGCATATGCAGCTTTGCAGTAGGTTTGAATTTCATTATGAAACATACCCTGCCAGCTGGTTTCAAATGCACAGCAGTAATGTCTCCCCCTCTAACTCCCAAATGCTTTACTTTGGTGTTCAAAGTAAATTTTGTAGCCAAATGATCTCTTCtgaaaatcaaaatatataaGAAGGCTGTCAACTATTAAATATATACCAGCTTGAGTGAATGCTGATATATTTGTTTAGAAATGCCCAAAACAATCCATTTGTTTAGAAAATGAATCTAGAAATATAATAAgcctgaaagaaaaataaaattgaactggTGGTAGTGTGGTTTGCTTTTGATCTTGAGTTCTGTTGAAATAAATCTTGTGTACAGCATCTTGCCAAGTTCAAGTAGTTGAAATAAAATAGTTAGTATTTCTcattctttaataaatatgtCCCGTTGATATAACACAGACTACCAGTAAATCCTAGAACACATGTTTTTCAGATATTTGACTGCAGCATCTACAATAAGCAGTCTCAAATGTCTAGTCCTTTTGGCCTTGGTTTCACTGTATAAGGGCTGGGTATGTATGGACTATAGTCAAAAAAATGCATGTGAGGGGAGGGGCTTTCATATGCAACGTAACTTCCCATAACAGTCAAATGAAACCAATGCCCTTCATGACAGCATGTGGTAAATGTCCTGCAGTTTGTATGGAAAATGCCGCCCCTCAGTGCTGAAAGGGGTGAGCTTGAACCGTGCATTGGTGTTTTTTAATCAAGatatatacatcttttttttttttttttacagcaggaagcaaatatttaatacatcaatatataattttgaaataaCATACAATTTTAATCAAACCACAAATAATACTAACTATTGGTTTGGTTCTATATTTTTTGTGTCattgttttctatatatatatatatatatatatattacagccaTAAAGTTGTGCCAAAAAAGTGACATCATAATAAAGTAATAGACTATAAAACAGTAAACGATCTTTAATAACTAATAGTAACGAACAGTACGCCCTAACTTTGAGTTACCGGCACCTAAGGTACAAGTACTACGATTCCCAGAATGCACTTCGTTAAATAAACTTATCAAATCTTCTCAACGTCTCGAAGACGAGCGacagtacttttttattttttgagaaatGTCAAAATGATGATAACATATACAAAATGCAAATTACATGTACGACAGAACAGAGACGACAAAAGCAATTCTAACGCTCTGCGAACAATGTTGGCGAGGACAGTTTCCTAGACAACGCATTCCAGTGATTGTCACCAGCCAATAGAGGCAGTGCGTCCTCTGAAGTTGTATCCAATGAGCGCGCTCGGAGCGGTATTTGAATGGCGGAGCGTGTGTTATGAGTATATTGCTTGCTCGCACAGCAGAGACAGTCAATGTGAAAATTGCAGTGTTCTGTttgaaagattttatttttttccttttgtaaagCGGTTTGCATTTTATCAGTTCTTACCTTTGCCGCAAAGCCAACGCAGAGAGAATGGCTTTCGCACGGCGCATTGCTGTAAGtagaatatttattatttttgttggtttAAGTTCACAGTTCATAGTTAAAACTTAATATTATCGTGTTTTCAATCAAAATTAAACCAGATGGTAATTAACTGGTTTAAGTAGAGGCTTGCTTTTTTGCGAAACAATTTGAATAGTCTGTGTGTTCACTTGTTTCTGGCAGAATAACTTACTGCAGTTATCAGGCAGGCCCAAGACCGTGTTTTGCTATGGGGACCGAGTTTACTGGGGGTTGTTTGTGAATACCTACTTAAACGGGAATCTTATGCCTACGTTTCCTCGAAGCACTTAATCTTGATGGTGCAGCGCTGTAACACCTGTTAACTGTTTTAGCACAGGCATGACTGTTATACATTTGGCtcccaatgtatttattttaactgtaggTGACAAGCTTTCCTGACTAGTCCATAGTTGCATGCCTGGCAAACGTTCAACCCTGCCCATACTAGTTGTGTTGGGATGTGTGTCAATGCAACACTTCAAAATGCGTCTTTTGAATGCTGCATTGTTTAACAgtataacttttttgtttgataGAACGCCAGAGAGGTTGATAATGCTCTCCTTGTCAAGGCCAAGGCTCCCATGGGAACTAGGAGGCCTGCCCTGGAAGAGATTTCGAGTAACAAGTTTGCAACGAATGCACCACTCATCAAGGTTTTTGCAATTTCAACATCGATGATATCTCcttctgcttcataaagtagcATCCTGCTGAGACTGTCCTGTCTTTCCTTGTATCTAGAAAACTGAACGCATCCAAGCTCCTGCAGTAAAAGCAACCAGGCCAGCAGGTACCAAGCCGCCTGTTAATGTTGCACCTCGGAAACAACCTGCTGCAGTGGAGAGAGTTCCAGTaagtttatttgtaatttggcTTAGAAATGTGTGCCCATAGCCTTGTATACGAATACGTGGGTATATTTCATGGATTGATACTCTAAGGTCTTCTGCAGAATCTACTGGTAGCTGTAGTAGGAGGATTTGTAAAGTGTGGTTCATCGGTTATTAATCCTGGTAAGTGATGGGTTTTAAAAGGTAGGGTGGGAGTTGCATACATGTAAAATAGGAGAAATGCATGGCTAGCCCAGGAAGCTATGTTTGTAAAGATGGGtaatttttatgtaaatgttttgtctTGAGGTTTCTCCGCTCCCAATGGATGTCTCCATGAAGGAGGAGGAATTGTGCCAGGCTTTCTCTGATGCCATGCTGGATGTAGATGACATAGATGCTGATGATGCAGAAAACCCCCAGCTCTGTTCAGCATATGTAAAGGATATCTATCAGTACTTAAGGCAAATTGAGGTATATAATTTAACTTTTGTTACTACTATAGTAAACGCTAACTGGTAAagcactgaacttttttttttttttttttttttttttttttttttttttttttttttttttaataaacctacAGGTGCAGCAGTCAATACGTGCCAGGTATCTTGAAGGTCAGGAAATCAATGAGCGTATGCGTGCCATCTTGGTTGATTGGCTGATTCAGGTCCACTCAAGATTCCAGCTGCTGCAGGAAACTCTCTACATGACTATTGCTATAATTGACAGGTTCTTGCAGGTGAAGTGTTTTTATCTATATTGTGACTTGAGCTAGGTGAACTTGAAAACTAGCCTCCAATAAGTAACCAGCTATATTCTGGGGATTAATAAAGCCTTCATATTGGGGTGAGGATTGTATTTAAATCAGACCCAGCAATGCGAATGTATCCAGAATGGGATCACTAGACTTGTGTCAAAGGAGGCCTAGCTTGCAGGAAAATGGggtttgtttcatttaaattccCATTGGCTAAAACTAAACCATTAGTCTTTCACCAGGTCCAGCCCGTTTCTCGCAAGAAGCTTCAGTTGGTTGGTGTGACGGCCATGTTGGTTGCTTCAAAGTATGAAGAGATGTATGCTCCTGAGATCGGAGACTTTGTCTACATCACAGATAATGCTTTCTCCAAATCTCAAATCCGTGAAATGGAAATGCTCATCCTGAAGGAGCTGAACTTTGAGTTGGGACGTCCACTTCCCCTACACTTTCTCAGGAGGGCTTCGAAGGCTGGCTGTGTAAGTGTAGGATAGTGAGGgcttcatgttttatttgaatacatatCAAGTTATTTTGAGGAGATTTTCTTTGGGCTTGAACATAGTATTAAGTTGTCCCACACTGATCTCTTTTTACACTTGGAAATCAAGGCTGTATTTGTGTCTTCTCTGCAGGCTGATGCTGAGAAACACACTCTAGCAAAATACTTGATGGAGCTAACCTTGTTGGACTATGACTTGCTGCACCAACATCCTTCTGAGATAGCAGCTGCTGCCCTTTGCCTGTCGCAGAATCTCTTGGATGGAAGCAAATGggtaattttttaattttcactctGCCGTCTGTAAAATGCAACTGGGGTCAAGTTGCATTTAATGTGTAAACCTGTTAACCCACATGTCATTTGATGCATGAAAAGCTGACCTGGTATTGTACCAGGTGAGCTTCATATTAATGTTTTGCTGTTTCAGTCCATGGCTCAGCAGTGCTACACTGGCTATTCGGAAGAGGACCTAAAGTCCATAATGCAGCATATGGCCAAAAATGTGGTGAAAGTTAATGAAGGCTTGACCAAGCACACAGTAAGTTTCTTGCCAGATGTCAAACGGCAGATctaatgcagtttgttttttgtaatgctatGGCATCTTGGTGGGATATCCTAGTTTTCATTGCTTGCAAAACATCTGCTGCTTGTGTGCCTGCCTCCAAGTACTAATGTAACTGATAATCTCTGCTCCACATTTGCCAAAATGTGGGGGTTGGCTTCACATCGAATTATTTTCTTTGCAGGCTATCAAGAACAAATATGCAAGCAGCAAATTAATGAGAATCAGTGCCATTTCACAACTGAAGTCCCCTGCCCTCAAGGCACTTGCTGCACCACTACTTGCCAACATCTGCTAGAATATTCTGTGAAATCAACTACTGTTtgcactttttatttgttaaccCAAAAGCCTGAATGGGCAATACTGCTGCTTTtatgtaaattgctttttttatgtcTTTAATTCAGTTcttggattgtttttttgttttaacaaaaataaagtaacttttttaaaatgtggcggttttttttttttttaaatggtatggTGGGATTACTTTGGTTTTTCCTAGGAAAGATTGCTGATTCTAGGGAACTTAAAATGAACAACTGAGTTTGGTTCACAgtggagtcttttttttttttttttttttttttattttgacttcaATTTACACTGCCTGTAATATACAATCATGTGTTAATTTAGTAGCAAATAGTGATTTGGAGATAAGGTTTGAAAGGGTATTGGATGAGTGAGTGGGGGGTACTTCGTGCATTTTATATagtgaaaataatttatttaccaaAATGCTTGGATTTTTCTtttgtcttccacaacaaaatccttagtCAAACACTTTCTTCTGGTGTATGCAGTTCTGTCTGAACAAACCTAACTAGTTTTGTTTCCACTCAAGTGGAGtcttcaatagaaatgtaggaatttgctgccactcagcagTTGGGCTGAAAGTATTCAGAACAGATTAGTCAGGAAGGAGAGACATTGCCTGACTGCACTGAgaggtaattttatttattttaatgtataaatggAAGGGGTGAATTGACTGTTTCTGGTGTTTACtggctgattttatttaattggGTGTACTTAGTTTTTAAgttaaaatcagaagccctaatctaGGAAGTTTCTTGACTAGTCAATATTGACGTTGTAATTTATTACTGTATCTGAACACATCTCTGGTGCAGTTTGATATCTGAGCCTACCATGCTACAGCTGTTCTGCACTTTCCAAATCCAGTTGTATTTGCATTAGTCTCCAAGTGCTTGGTTAAATGCCTTTTTGCAGGTTTTGAGTTGTCTTCAATGCTGATTTTGACTTTGTTAGTCATTGCATGCAGTGTTCTGTTTGTTAGGGGTTTCCGGGCGCTCTGGTTCAGGCACTGCATTTCTtctgatttgttttgctttaccaAAATAACATCCGTGATCAGTTgccatgtgtttaaaatgatgaATGGTTCTTAAGCGTTGCCTTGCTAACCCCATGTGCTGAATGATGAAAATAGATGGGTATCAAACTTTAAATAACTTAAGTTTAAAATTGGAACAATCACAGCGTACCTTTTAAAACCACTCTGATTCTACTGAACAATCAATTCATTTTGTACATGCATATGAGCAATATTCAAACAGCCAtgcttttctgtgttttgtataatGCTGTTAGTGTTAGCTATCATTGGTCATGATTCCAAAGAAGTTGTTTCtatgtgaaaaacaaactaattctAGTGACTTTTTAttctccttttaaaaacaacattttaaaactacaaaatgacattcaCTTATTGTAACATCCATCCATTTTATATGAAGGGTTGCATGGTTAATGACCCATCCACGTGTCCTATGATTTCCACTGATGGAGTTCATCATCAACAAGTTTAAATAGACTGATCAAGAGTCAGTTAATCATGGGTTTGTTTTTGCCAAAGTGCCTCCTAACATATTGGATGGTTTGAATTAATAAAATCTTTCAATTTTAAGACATTGAACGATAACATTCAATGTATACATGTCATTTCCTCACAGTTGCTCTTATGTACAGTTATGAAAATAACATGCCTAGCATTCTTATATTTTAAGGGTTATTACAGCAGGTCATTTCAAAGCTGTCTGTTAAGATTAAAGATGATCCTAGCTTCAAATTTCATACCGCAACAATTTGTTAGAtttgccccccttttttttttttttttttacaatgttagtCTAATTTTAGTGTTTGGTTTAAAATGGCAATTTTACAATGCTATTTTAATCCAACCAAATAGGTTCGGCTAGTCTGATCACTTTATTGGAACTGCATTTCTCAAAGCAGCACATGTTCTGGAAATGGAGTACATAATTATCTTGGAGATTATGCATCTCTGTAGTGCACCAAACCTGATTCAATAAAATACCGCAGAGAATAAtttgatgcatttatttatgatGGCATTGTCAGCACACCTACTAAATTGTATATGTATGTAacaagtaggtttttttttttttttttactgctttatgGAATAGAGCCTACTGAGTACCAGGTCTTATCCTaccaacagaaacaaacaaaaccaaaactagaCAGCAAGTGCAATGGAGTACTACATACTGCATTATACATTCATATACACTTCTAGCatgtaacatttttat
This window of the Polyodon spathula isolate WHYD16114869_AA chromosome 24, ASM1765450v1, whole genome shotgun sequence genome carries:
- the LOC121299044 gene encoding G2/mitotic-specific cyclin-B2-like isoform X2, whose amino-acid sequence is MAFARRIANAREVDNALLVKAKAPMGTRRPALEEISSNKFATNAPLIKKTERIQAPAVKATRPAGTKPPVNVAPRKQPAAVERVPVSPLPMDVSMKEEELCQAFSDAMLDVDDIDADDAENPQLCSAYVKDIYQYLRQIEVQQSIRARYLEGQEINERMRAILVDWLIQVHSRFQLLQETLYMTIAIIDRFLQVQPVSRKKLQLVGVTAMLVASKYEEMYAPEIGDFVYITDNAFSKSQIREMEMLILKELNFELGRPLPLHFLRRASKAGCADAEKHTLAKYLMELTLLDYDLLHQHPSEIAAAALCLSQNLLDGSKWAIKNKYASSKLMRISAISQLKSPALKALAAPLLANIC
- the LOC121299044 gene encoding G2/mitotic-specific cyclin-B2-like isoform X1 — encoded protein: MAFARRIANAREVDNALLVKAKAPMGTRRPALEEISSNKFATNAPLIKKTERIQAPAVKATRPAGTKPPVNVAPRKQPAAVERVPVSPLPMDVSMKEEELCQAFSDAMLDVDDIDADDAENPQLCSAYVKDIYQYLRQIEVQQSIRARYLEGQEINERMRAILVDWLIQVHSRFQLLQETLYMTIAIIDRFLQVQPVSRKKLQLVGVTAMLVASKYEEMYAPEIGDFVYITDNAFSKSQIREMEMLILKELNFELGRPLPLHFLRRASKAGCADAEKHTLAKYLMELTLLDYDLLHQHPSEIAAAALCLSQNLLDGSKWSMAQQCYTGYSEEDLKSIMQHMAKNVVKVNEGLTKHTAIKNKYASSKLMRISAISQLKSPALKALAAPLLANIC